The following coding sequences are from one Capsicum annuum cultivar UCD-10X-F1 chromosome 3, UCD10Xv1.1, whole genome shotgun sequence window:
- the LOC124896866 gene encoding nuclear transcription factor Y subunit C-4-like translates to MLAEGAMDISSRLAAEDNTNAIGGSSGQEKNKRQMFQKKDITKAIERIEIFYFLIDIVLKDEIREKGVGFRPGMLGSMSSDVITSITDMIDAPTEAMIIRTATSGVQNFYPPMGQTVVSEPQAWQAAEENINASRENSG, encoded by the exons ATGCTAGCGGAGGGAGCAATGGACATTAGCAGTCGGCTAGCTGCTGAAGATAATACCAATGCCATCGGAGGGAGTAGTGGACAGG AGAAGAACAAAAGACAGATGTTTCAGAAGAAGGATATCACCAAGGCTATTGAGCggattgaaattttttatttcctGATTGACATTGTTCTTAAGGATGAGATCAGGGAAAAGGGTGTTGGTTTTAGACCCGGCATGCTTGGCTCTATGTCAAGTGATGTTATAACTTCTATCACTGATATGATAGATGCTCCAACTGAAGCGATGATTATAAGGACTGCGACAAGTGGTGTTCAGAACTTCTATCCACCCATGGGGCAGACTGTTGTATCTGAG CCTCAGGCGTGGCAGGCAGCTGAGGAAAATATCAATGCTAGCAGAGAGAACAGTGGATAG